From Pan paniscus chromosome 9, NHGRI_mPanPan1-v2.0_pri, whole genome shotgun sequence, the proteins below share one genomic window:
- the LOC134731174 gene encoding putative uncharacterized protein FLJ44672 codes for MQPGETAVPAEATMWEAEAGPPQIGLSRPTCSLPASSPGPALPPGCVSRPDSGLPTTSLDSAPAQLPAALVGPPLPKAKLPRPSSGLTVASPGSAPALRWQGRWAPLGPAWASRWPLQAQIVLKSASPGPAPASRRPLQAQVVVKSAWNWACKSSKSAFPGPAPSSWRPLQVQNFLESASPGPAPPASQWPLSAQTSSWLLAAFPGPAFDFWWPLQAQNLTSSGPLQARPPASRRPAWAWTHSRLTADSPCPASSCLIVASRVQSSCLSAASAGPAPACQWPL; via the coding sequence ATGCAGCCAGGAGAAACAGCTGTGCCTGCAGAGGCCAccatgtgggaggcagaggccgggcCTCCTCAAATCGGCCTCTCCAGACCCACTTGCAGCCTCCCGGcgtcctctccgggcccagctcttcctcccggctgTGTCTCCAGGCCTGACTCTGGCCTCCCAACAACGTCTTTGgactcagctcctgcccagctcccagcggCCCTGGTAGGCCCACCACTTCCCaaagccaagctccccaggcccagctcaggcctcacggtggcctctccaggctcagctcctgccctccgatggcaaggtcggtgggctcctctaggcccagcttgggcctcccggtggcctctgcaggcccaaatCGTCCTGAagtcggcctctccaggcccagctccggcctcccggcggcctctgcaggcccaagtcgtCGTCAAGTCGGCCTGGAATTGGGCCTGCAAGAGCAGCAAGTCGGCCTTCCCAGGCCCAGCTCCGTCCTCTTggcggcctctccaggtgcaaaacttcctcgagtcagcctctccaggcccagctcctcctgcctcccagtggcctctttcagcCCAGACCAGCTCATGGCTCTTggcggccttcccaggccccgcttttgacttttggtggcctcttcaggcccagaacTTGACCTCCAGTGGGCCTTTGCAGGCCCGGCCTCCTGCCTCTCGAAGGCCTGCATGGGCCTGGACTCACAGCAGACTCACAGCGGactctccatgcccagctagctcTTGCCTCATTGTGGCCTCCCgagtccaaagctcctgcctctCGGCCGCTTCGGCAGGCCCAGCTCCCGCCTGCCAGTGGCCTCTTTAG